One Malus sylvestris chromosome 14, drMalSylv7.2, whole genome shotgun sequence DNA segment encodes these proteins:
- the LOC126598741 gene encoding protein SPIRAL1-like 5, producing the protein MSRGGSYGGGQSSLGYLFGSDDQQQSPPSTAKPVIPPYGIDRFDSSTEFKPPDTPTNSSEKHKISNNYHRADGQNSGNFLTDRPTTKVKSAPGGDSSLGYLFGDK; encoded by the exons ATGAGTAGAGGTGGGAGCTATGGTGGGGGACAAAGCTCATTGGGATATTTGTTCGGCTCAGATGATCAGCAACAAAGTCCACCTTCAACCGCTAAGCCAGTAATACCACCATATGGCATCGATAGATTCGATTCTAGTACTGAATTTAAGCCTCCAGATACTCCTACTAACTCTtcagaaaaacataaaatttccaACAACTATCACAGAGCTGATGGCCAAAATTCTGGGAATTTCTTAACT GATCGTCCAACAACAAAAGTTAAATCAGCTCCTGGTGGAGATTCATCACTTGGGTACTTGTTTGGAGATAAGTGA
- the LOC126599058 gene encoding uncharacterized protein LOC126599058, whose amino-acid sequence MISILRHLNEVLKSEYLTVEDPSALWKALRNRYNHQKTMILPRARYEWTHMRIQDFKSATEYNFAMFRISSQMKLCGEIIIEEDMLEKTFSIFHTSNLLLQQKYRKRGFTEYNQLILVVLVVEQNNELLMKNHQSRPIGSALFLEVNAASLEVNTISCHGNNYKQRRGHNRGWWNRKGKNHNV is encoded by the coding sequence ATGATCTCTATCCTTCGCCACCTTAATGAAGTACTAAAAAGCGAGTACCTAACGGTTGAAGATCCATCAGCCCTCTGGAAGGCATTGAGAAatagatacaatcaccagaaaACGATGATTCTTCCAAGGGCTCGTTATGAGTGGACACACATgaggatccaggatttcaagtcGGCTACTGAGTACAACTTTGCAATGTTCAGAATTAGCTCCcagatgaagctttgtggggAGATCATCATTGAGGAAGATATgttggaaaagactttcagcatTTTTCATACCTCTAACTTGCTCTTGCAGCAGAAGTATAGAAAGCGAGGCTTTACAGAGTACAACCAACTGATATTGGTGGTCCTTGTGGTTGAACAAAATAATGAGCTtctaatgaaaaatcatcagtCCCGACCTATTGGATCGGCGCTATTCCTAGAAGTGAATGCTGCTTCACTTGAAGTGAACACCATATCCTGTCATggcaataattacaaacaaagacGTGGCCACAACCGAGGCTGGTGGAACAGGAAAGGCAAGAATCATAATGTCTAG